From Zerene cesonia ecotype Mississippi chromosome 13, Zerene_cesonia_1.1, whole genome shotgun sequence, the proteins below share one genomic window:
- the LOC119831456 gene encoding serine/threonine-protein kinase Nek8-like, giving the protein MDINKRFKKNNLKVLKTIGQGTYGNVYLCEKKKDKQLTIVKDIELNVKIPAHNKDIANEVNILSSMNHPNVIKFYNCYYVENHVLISMEYATCGNLAEYMYQRCPKLIKQQEILFYFCQVLLGVNYIHSLDIIHRDLKAENILLAGENGVLVKIGDFGISKMLASAKKTATVIGTPYYLAPELCEGKLYDTKSDIWALGCLLYEMCTHKRAFDSETLIGLVKVITSGSVHPIDFTIYERGIQDLIDAMLSILPDKRPTIKELLGRKILLPMIYTVYLDAGDDHLLNSKFKEFK; this is encoded by the exons atggacataaataaaagatttaagaaaaacaatttgaaagttttaaaaacgATCGGTCAGGGAACTTACGG TAATGTTTACCTGTGTGAGAAGAAGAAAgataaacaattaacaattgtCAAGGATATAGAgctaaatgttaaaatacctGCACATAATAAG GACATTGCTAACGAAGTCAATATTTTGTCGTCTATGAATCACcctaatgtaataaaattctataattgCTATTATGTTGAAAATCACGTTTTGATATCAATGGAATATGCAACTTGTGGAAACTTAGCAGAATATATGTACCAGAGATGTCCCAAGCTCATAAAGCAGCAG gaAATCTTGTTTTACTTTTGTCAAGTCCTCCTAGGAGTAAATTATATCCATAGTTTAGATATAATTCATAGAGACCTGAAGGCAGAAAACATATTACTGGCAGGTGAAAACGGTGTATTAGTAAAAATAGGAGATTTTGGGATATCTAAAATGTTAGCAAG TGCAAAAAAAACTGCGACCGTAATTGGCACGCCCTATTATTTAGCGCCAGAGCTTTGTGAAGGAAAGCTCTACGACACTAAAAGCGATATTTGGGCTCTGGGCTgcttattatatgaaatgtgTACACATAAAAGAGCTTTCGATTCTGAA aCGTTAATTGGATTGGTTAAAGTAATAACTAGCGGCAGTGTCCATCCAATTGATTTTACGATATATGAGAGAGGTATACAAGATCTAATAGATGCTATGCTTTCTATTCTACCCGATAAAAGACCTACCATCAAAGAACTCTTAGGTCGTAAAATTCTTCTTCCAATGATATACACCGTTTATTTAGATGCAGGCGACGATCACTTGTTAAACAGTAAAttcaaagaatttaaataa